CCTTGAAATGAAGGACCCTCTTGGAAGGGACTTCGACCTTCTCGCCGGTCTTTGGATTCCGTGCAGTCCTCGGCTTCCTCTGTTTGAGTCTGAAATTTCCGAATCCCCTGATTTCGATTTTGTCACCCTTTGAGAGAGCCTCCTTGATGCTGTCAAATACCGTATCGACAATGATCTCCGTCTGCTTCCTCGTGAGTC
This is a stretch of genomic DNA from Thermodesulfovibrionales bacterium. It encodes these proteins:
- a CDS encoding HU family DNA-binding protein — its product is MTKSVLIDSVSERVEGLTRKQTEIIVDTVFDSIKEALSKGDKIEIRGFGNFRLKQRKPRTARNPKTGEKVEVPSKRVLHFKVGKALRDALNSK